In a single window of the Neisseria subflava genome:
- a CDS encoding MFS transporter, which produces MDILTRLHNLPPSRFHYKLLVLVGIGWLFDAMDTGLVSFVLPALGKDWALAPAQLGWIVSIAFVGMALGAVFSGWLADRFGRKTVFAGTMVVYSIATGLCALAPDLTVLLVCRFFVGVGLGGQLPVAVSLVSEYAPPKVRGRFIVLLESFWGLGWLSAALVSYFFIPQTGWHSAFLFGALPLFYVPLVLKFVPESVPYLLSRSKTDEAHHLVSALEIQSGITPPTQAVAAPAAPRERIRFVQLWQHPFARRTLMLWLVWFGIVFSYYGIFTWLPKLLVEQGNTVVKTFEYVLVMIVAQLPGYIAAAALVEKIGRKATLAGFLAACAACAWFFGQSTTAAEVMVWGSLMSFFNLGAWGVLYTYTPELYPLRFRAFASGWAGAIGRVGGILAPMVVAAMVGNSGGFGNIFMMFALVMLLIVAVILVLGEETKGRTLEDISQ; this is translated from the coding sequence ATGGATATTCTGACGCGGCTGCACAATCTGCCGCCCTCCCGCTTTCATTACAAACTTCTGGTTTTGGTCGGTATAGGTTGGCTGTTTGATGCCATGGATACAGGCTTGGTGTCGTTTGTATTGCCGGCTTTGGGCAAAGATTGGGCGCTGGCTCCGGCGCAGTTGGGTTGGATTGTCAGCATTGCCTTTGTCGGCATGGCTCTGGGTGCGGTATTCAGCGGCTGGCTGGCGGACAGGTTCGGACGGAAAACCGTTTTTGCCGGCACGATGGTGGTGTACAGCATTGCCACAGGTTTGTGTGCGCTTGCGCCTGATTTGACGGTTTTGCTGGTGTGCCGCTTTTTTGTCGGCGTCGGCTTGGGCGGCCAACTGCCCGTCGCCGTGTCGCTGGTCAGCGAATATGCGCCGCCGAAAGTACGCGGCCGTTTTATTGTATTGCTGGAAAGCTTCTGGGGCTTGGGCTGGCTCTCGGCTGCGCTGGTGTCTTATTTCTTTATTCCGCAAACCGGCTGGCACAGCGCGTTTTTATTCGGCGCCTTGCCCCTGTTTTATGTGCCGTTGGTGTTGAAATTCGTTCCTGAATCCGTGCCTTACCTGCTTTCCCGCAGCAAAACCGATGAAGCGCACCATTTGGTATCCGCGCTGGAAATCCAATCGGGCATCACGCCGCCGACACAAGCCGTTGCCGCCCCAGCCGCCCCGCGCGAACGCATCCGCTTCGTCCAACTTTGGCAACATCCGTTTGCACGGCGCACGCTGATGCTGTGGCTGGTTTGGTTCGGCATCGTGTTTTCGTATTACGGCATTTTCACTTGGTTGCCCAAATTGCTGGTCGAGCAGGGCAATACCGTGGTCAAAACCTTTGAATATGTGTTGGTGATGATTGTTGCGCAACTGCCCGGCTATATAGCTGCTGCGGCCTTGGTGGAAAAAATCGGCCGCAAAGCAACGCTGGCAGGCTTCCTGGCCGCTTGCGCCGCGTGCGCATGGTTTTTCGGACAAAGCACCACTGCGGCCGAAGTCATGGTCTGGGGCAGCCTGATGTCCTTCTTCAACTTGGGCGCATGGGGCGTTTTGTACACCTACACCCCCGAACTCTACCCCTTGCGCTTCCGTGCTTTCGCATCCGGCTGGGCAGGCGCCATCGGCCGCGTCGGCGGCATACTCGCGCCTATGGTAGTGGCGGCGATGGTGGGCAACAGCGGCGGCTTCGGCAATATCTTTATGATGTTTGCGCTGGTTATGCTGCTGATTGTGGCGGTAATCTTGGTATTGGGTGAAGAAACCAAAGGCCGAACGCTGGAAGACATCAGCCAATAA
- a CDS encoding Na+/H+ antiporter family protein, which produces MNAVVIAVIIMLVLSLSRVHVVLSLAVGAFVGGLVAGMPLENVTNAAGDVVQQGIIPVFNEGLKGGAQIALSYAMLGAFAMAITHSGLPQQLAGVIIRKLNGGEGNAKGEGAVKWMLLAIILCMGVMSQNVVPIHIAFIPMIIPPLLLVFNRLKLDRRLVACVITFGLVTTYMFLPYGFGAIFLNDIMLGNIRSAGMDTGGINVMHAMAIPALGMVSGLLLAFLHYRKPRIYQNNAADTEDNREAVQQQEPSTYRSLVAAVAIAVCFAIQLLYENSLVLGAMLGFAVFMMLGVMNRSAASDVFGEGIKMMAMVGFIMIAAQGFAAVMNATGDIQPLVERSMALFGSNKGMAAFTMLFVGLLVTMGIGSSFSTLPIITAIYVPLCISLGFSPMATVAIVGTAGALGDAGSPASDSTLGPTMGLNADGQHDHIRDSVIPTFIHYNIPLMAAGWIAAMVL; this is translated from the coding sequence ATGAATGCGGTTGTAATTGCGGTCATCATCATGCTTGTGCTGTCTTTATCGCGCGTGCATGTAGTGCTCAGCTTGGCTGTCGGCGCGTTTGTCGGCGGCTTGGTGGCCGGTATGCCTTTGGAGAATGTAACCAACGCGGCCGGCGATGTGGTGCAGCAAGGGATTATTCCTGTTTTTAACGAAGGCCTGAAAGGCGGGGCGCAAATCGCGCTGTCTTATGCCATGCTCGGCGCGTTTGCCATGGCCATCACGCATTCCGGCCTGCCGCAACAGCTCGCCGGTGTGATTATCCGCAAACTCAACGGCGGCGAAGGCAATGCGAAAGGCGAAGGCGCGGTCAAATGGATGCTGCTGGCGATTATTTTGTGCATGGGCGTGATGAGCCAAAACGTTGTGCCGATTCATATCGCATTTATCCCGATGATTATTCCGCCGCTGCTGTTGGTGTTCAACCGCTTGAAGCTCGACCGCCGCTTGGTGGCCTGCGTGATTACGTTTGGCTTGGTAACGACTTATATGTTCCTGCCTTACGGTTTTGGCGCCATCTTCTTGAACGACATCATGTTGGGCAATATCCGCTCGGCAGGCATGGATACCGGCGGCATCAATGTGATGCACGCGATGGCGATTCCGGCTTTGGGCATGGTGTCCGGTTTGCTGCTGGCCTTCTTGCACTACCGCAAGCCGCGCATTTATCAAAACAACGCCGCCGATACGGAAGACAACCGTGAAGCAGTGCAGCAGCAAGAGCCGTCAACCTATCGCAGCTTGGTGGCGGCCGTGGCGATTGCCGTGTGTTTTGCCATTCAGCTTTTGTATGAAAACTCGTTGGTATTGGGCGCGATGTTGGGCTTTGCCGTGTTTATGATGCTGGGCGTGATGAACCGCTCCGCCGCCAGCGATGTGTTCGGCGAAGGCATCAAAATGATGGCGATGGTCGGCTTTATTATGATTGCGGCACAAGGTTTCGCCGCCGTCATGAACGCGACCGGCGACATCCAGCCTTTGGTCGAACGCAGCATGGCTTTGTTCGGAAGCAATAAAGGCATGGCCGCCTTTACCATGCTGTTTGTCGGCCTGCTGGTAACCATGGGCATCGGCTCGTCTTTCTCCACCTTGCCGATTATTACCGCGATTTATGTGCCTTTGTGCATCAGCTTGGGCTTCTCCCCAATGGCTACCGTGGCCATCGTCGGCACGGCAGGCGCACTGGGCGATGCCGGCTCCCCCGCTTCCGACTCAACGCTCGGCCCGACCATGGGTTTGAACGCCGACGGCCAACACGACCACATCCGCGATTCGGTTATCCCGACTTTTATCCACTACAATATCCCGCTGATGGCTGCCGGCTGGATTGCCGCGATGGTGCTGTAA
- a CDS encoding SlyX family protein, producing the protein MSDIQELEHRVTELEIQTALQEDLIGSLNDTIAKMQQALDLQQGQLRLLYQRMQDKGANGEREPYSLRDEIPPHY; encoded by the coding sequence ATGAGCGATATTCAGGAATTGGAACACCGCGTCACAGAGCTGGAAATTCAGACTGCCTTGCAGGAGGATTTAATCGGCAGCCTGAACGACACCATCGCCAAGATGCAACAGGCTTTGGATTTGCAGCAAGGCCAGTTGCGGCTGCTGTATCAACGGATGCAGGACAAAGGCGCAAACGGCGAACGCGAACCGTACAGCCTGCGCGACGAGATTCCGCCGCATTATTGA
- the lysA gene encoding diaminopimelate decarboxylase encodes MTLSCEQIPYSHLAEEFGTPLYVYSKSALTEAFDNYQTAFAALNPLVCYAVKANGNLSIIKHFASLGSGFDIVSGGELARVLAAGGDAAKTIFSGVGKSKAEIEFALNAGVKCFNMESIPEIDRIQKVAARLGKVAPVSLRVNPDVDAKTHPYISTGLKANKFGIAYADALEAYRHASRQSHLKIVGIDCHIGSQLTDLSPLIEACERILALVDQLAEEGIVLEHLDLGGGVGIVYQDENVPDLGAYAQAVQKLIGTRRLKLVLEPGRSLVGNAGSLLTRVEFVKHGEEKNFVMVDAAMNDLMRPALYDAYHHIEAVETKNIEPLTANIVGPICETGDFLGKDRTIACEEGDLLLIRSAGAYGSSMASNYNTRNRAAEVLVDGSGYKLIRQRETVEQQMANELACL; translated from the coding sequence ATGACCTTATCCTGCGAACAAATCCCTTATTCCCACCTTGCCGAGGAATTCGGCACGCCGCTTTATGTGTACAGCAAATCTGCGCTGACCGAGGCGTTTGACAACTACCAAACCGCGTTTGCTGCTTTGAACCCGCTTGTCTGCTACGCGGTTAAAGCCAATGGCAACCTGAGCATTATCAAACACTTTGCTTCTTTGGGGAGCGGTTTTGACATTGTGTCCGGCGGCGAGTTGGCGCGCGTTTTGGCGGCCGGCGGCGATGCGGCGAAAACGATTTTTTCTGGTGTAGGCAAGAGTAAGGCAGAAATTGAATTTGCGCTGAATGCAGGCGTGAAATGCTTCAATATGGAAAGCATTCCCGAAATCGACCGCATTCAGAAAGTTGCCGCGCGTTTGGGTAAAGTCGCTCCGGTTTCCCTGCGCGTCAATCCTGATGTCGATGCCAAAACCCATCCTTATATCTCCACCGGTTTGAAAGCCAACAAATTCGGTATTGCCTATGCCGATGCGCTTGAGGCCTATCGTCATGCTTCCCGACAAAGCCATTTGAAAATCGTCGGTATCGACTGCCATATCGGCTCGCAATTGACCGACCTTAGCCCGCTCATCGAAGCCTGCGAACGTATTTTGGCCTTGGTCGACCAACTGGCAGAAGAAGGCATTGTGTTGGAACACTTGGACTTGGGCGGCGGTGTCGGCATTGTTTACCAAGACGAAAATGTGCCTGATTTGGGCGCGTATGCCCAAGCCGTTCAAAAACTAATCGGTACACGCCGTCTGAAACTGGTTCTTGAGCCAGGCCGTAGTTTGGTCGGCAATGCCGGTTCGTTGTTGACGCGCGTCGAATTCGTCAAACACGGCGAAGAGAAAAACTTTGTGATGGTCGATGCGGCGATGAACGATTTGATGCGTCCGGCGCTTTATGACGCCTATCATCACATCGAAGCGGTCGAAACCAAAAACATTGAGCCTCTGACGGCCAATATCGTCGGCCCGATTTGCGAAACCGGCGACTTCCTCGGCAAAGACCGCACCATCGCTTGCGAAGAAGGGGATTTGCTGCTTATCCGCAGCGCCGGTGCGTATGGTTCAAGCATGGCGAGCAACTACAACACGCGCAATCGTGCGGCGGAAGTATTGGTTGACGGCAGCGGATACAAACTTATCCGCCAACGTGAAACCGTCGAGCAGCAAATGGCCAACGAATTGGCTTGTTTGTAA
- the lptM gene encoding LPS translocon maturation chaperone LptM gives MMKKVLLMKYGVFFAAATALLLSACGYKGDLYLPKEGDKARFGVIQTGLKFDTAKEPTTQTND, from the coding sequence ATGATGAAGAAAGTTTTACTGATGAAATACGGCGTATTTTTTGCAGCGGCAACGGCTCTGCTGCTCTCTGCCTGCGGCTACAAAGGCGACCTCTACCTGCCCAAAGAAGGCGACAAGGCGCGCTTCGGCGTGATTCAGACCGGCTTGAAATTCGATACGGCTAAAGAGCCGACCACTCAAACCAATGATTAA